In Arcobacter ellisii, a genomic segment contains:
- the asnB gene encoding asparagine synthase (glutamine-hydrolyzing) produces the protein MCGIIGTNFLSERFNKSLELLHHRGPDFQNSVKIDNKQFGHTRLAIIDLDEEANQPMIFDDILLVFNGEIYNYKELIHVEHLECKTKSDSEVLIRLYQKYGFDFLNKLNGMFSFCIYDMKKELYFCARDRYGKKPFFYFFKDNKFIFSSSVKSILNLLDYKPNLNKVALSKYMQYFVSFGEDSFYQDIYKLEASTYMIYEPNKSLELQKKKYYKINTYKAIKDEKQALNDIEELLFKSVEYRLNSDVEVASLLSGGIDSSLISALYTKISGKKINTFSVGYDEYKNYCELDFAQITASHINSNHNPLIINQKEYINHFEQTLDILEEPHGDSAAIPLNILTKQIHKAGIKTILSGEGSDEIFLGYDNYAKFLKYYEFEKSLSNEQNLFLNDIIGALQNNTKESEYLRRIVKKQNLYNSFGEIYTDIQRKRLFKKIPTFKSETAKQDPVDWMSYIDLKIWLGEALLSKVDRISMGNSLEVRTPFLDFNLVNYMFSVESSIKVGDTNKYLLKKIASKYIPDTIINRTKKGFNSPFNEWLNKEYKNKILDVIVEVNNQTNLFNHEYILHIYELSKSNKFKQHLYSLFVFSLWFKKEFLS, from the coding sequence ATGTGTGGAATAATAGGAACAAATTTTTTAAGTGAAAGATTTAACAAATCTTTAGAGCTTTTACATCATAGAGGTCCAGATTTTCAAAATTCTGTAAAAATTGATAATAAACAATTTGGACATACAAGACTTGCAATTATTGATTTAGATGAAGAAGCAAATCAACCTATGATTTTTGATGATATTTTACTTGTTTTTAATGGTGAAATTTATAATTATAAAGAATTGATTCACGTGGAACATTTAGAGTGTAAAACAAAAAGTGACTCTGAAGTATTAATTCGTCTTTATCAAAAATATGGATTTGATTTTTTAAATAAACTAAATGGAATGTTTTCATTTTGTATTTACGATATGAAAAAAGAGTTATATTTTTGTGCACGAGACAGATATGGTAAAAAACCATTTTTTTACTTTTTTAAAGATAATAAATTTATTTTCTCATCGAGTGTAAAATCAATTTTAAATCTACTTGATTACAAACCAAATCTAAATAAAGTTGCACTTTCTAAATATATGCAATACTTTGTATCTTTTGGTGAAGATTCTTTCTATCAAGACATTTATAAACTTGAAGCATCTACATATATGATTTATGAGCCAAATAAGAGCCTTGAGCTTCAAAAGAAGAAATATTATAAGATAAATACCTATAAAGCAATAAAAGACGAAAAACAAGCTTTAAATGATATTGAAGAGCTTTTATTTAAAAGTGTAGAGTATAGACTAAATAGTGATGTTGAAGTAGCTTCACTTTTAAGTGGTGGAATTGATAGTTCATTAATCTCTGCACTTTATACAAAAATCTCAGGTAAAAAGATAAATACCTTTAGTGTTGGATATGATGAATATAAAAATTATTGCGAACTTGATTTTGCACAAATCACTGCAAGTCACATAAACTCAAATCATAATCCATTAATCATAAATCAAAAAGAGTATATCAATCATTTTGAACAAACACTTGATATACTTGAAGAACCTCATGGAGATAGTGCAGCAATTCCCTTGAATATTTTAACAAAACAGATACATAAAGCTGGAATAAAAACTATATTATCAGGTGAAGGTAGTGATGAGATATTTTTAGGTTATGATAACTATGCAAAGTTTTTAAAATATTATGAGTTTGAAAAAAGTTTATCAAATGAACAGAATCTTTTTTTAAATGATATTATTGGAGCTTTACAAAATAATACTAAAGAGAGTGAATATTTAAGAAGAATTGTAAAAAAACAAAATCTTTATAACTCTTTTGGAGAAATTTACACTGATATTCAAAGAAAAAGATTGTTTAAAAAAATTCCAACATTTAAAAGTGAAACAGCAAAACAAGACCCTGTTGATTGGATGAGTTATATAGACTTAAAGATTTGGCTAGGAGAAGCTTTATTGAGTAAAGTTGATAGAATCTCTATGGGAAACTCTTTGGAGGTTAGAACACCATTTTTGGACTTTAATTTAGTAAATTATATGTTTAGTGTTGAATCAAGTATAAAAGTTGGAGATACAAATAAATATTTATTAAAAAAGATTGCTTCTAAATATATTCCAGATACTATAATAAACAGAACAAAAAAAGGTTTTAATTCTCCATTTAATGAATGGTTAAATAAAGAGTACAAAAATAAAATTCTTGATGTGATAGTTGAAGTAAATAATCAAACAAATCTTTTTAATCATGAATATATTTTACATATTTATGAGTTGTCAAAATCAAATAAATTCAAACAACATCTTTATTCACTTTTTGTTTTTTCTTTATGGTTCAAAAAGGAATTTTTATCTTAA
- the bluB gene encoding 5,6-dimethylbenzimidazole synthase — MKFNKKDLKTLTNIIASRRDVRGNNFINKKISSKKLNTILESALHAPSVGYSQPWRFIIVDEEKRSLVYKHFSKSYEKSKEKFKDRPLYNNLKLEGIKESNINIAVYYKKSSNNILGQTYMKRTGEYSVVCAILNMWLTARALNIGMGWVSILKPKKINKIFDINKKDYKFIAYLCFGYTKEFYDEPELKKLNWDKEKKLKDCILN; from the coding sequence ATGAAATTTAATAAAAAAGATTTAAAAACACTTACAAATATTATTGCCTCAAGACGTGATGTTAGAGGCAATAACTTCATAAATAAAAAAATATCAAGTAAAAAACTTAATACTATATTAGAATCTGCACTTCATGCACCTTCAGTTGGTTATTCTCAGCCCTGGAGATTTATAATTGTTGATGAAGAAAAACGCTCTTTAGTATATAAACACTTTAGCAAATCATATGAAAAGAGTAAAGAAAAATTTAAAGATAGACCTTTATATAATAATTTGAAACTTGAAGGTATTAAAGAATCAAATATTAATATTGCTGTTTACTACAAAAAAAGTTCTAATAATATTTTAGGACAAACTTATATGAAACGAACGGGAGAATATTCTGTTGTTTGTGCAATTCTTAATATGTGGCTAACTGCACGTGCTTTAAATATTGGTATGGGTTGGGTTTCTATTTTAAAACCTAAAAAAATAAATAAAATATTTGATATTAATAAAAAAGATTATAAATTTATCGCTTATTTATGTTTTGGTTATACTAAAGAGTTTTATGATGAACCAGAGTTAAAAAAACTAAATTGGGATAAAGAGAAAAAACTTAAAGATTGTATACTTAATTAA